In one window of Deltaproteobacteria bacterium DNA:
- a CDS encoding tetratricopeptide repeat protein, which translates to MKRITVFLLALALPALWATSAFAGLYEDGLSYYGSGQYGKAVAAFQAALEADPQNLEAKKKLGDSYYALGKNAEAAKVYEEVLAQDPNDGVVRLHLAQVRQWQNDAAQAIETYTNLLEKEPENLTAMRELAEVYSWNKETYPKGVEICDRILKIEPKDQKALLIKARLTSWQGEHGKAAEVYEGLLKLDPDNDTARLEYANTLSYAKRYDDAINQFNLLVLKPKMRSQALIGLADAYNYGQRYADAVLTYQMVLEKDKNNVQALRGLGNAYAAQKRTREAVETYEKLATLEPGNQENTLVLANLYSWDESTYPQAIKTLEQLIAKDPNNADARRLLSRIYTFSNNHTEAQNQYKALLDADPDNADLRLEYARALRESGDFGPAIEQVDVVLGKTPDDVDAKIAKAQILTEFGRPDEAIAHYEQILATKGQEKNLDAQVGIGLAYHKKALVAKKRMDELEASIQQQWLGVFDRVRAVFAKWDHDSARTASLDHLEQAAKDHPTSSLPYIKLAEVQMDYGANEDAIAAYQKAAQADPQDVAPWLGMSVVYGKMGNPDKSLDAIRRAAMIAPDNMEVVGGLSDVYTYQRDTQNAIKTLEQALSTHTSDLDLRRKLAIVYSQNSLYYDQAIEQANYVLQQEPEDFQTRLLLARLYSWTEKWNEADREFQVLLSKMPEDEPVKSEEGANVHLAERNKEKALTKEDLYLEMMRVRCYGGRAPEVIVELTDKVQQQPDKATYRLALAHAYEINKEYEKSETLYTQVKDTDPRNSNAYIGLGTVYRETAQYDKAVLAYRDALAIDSESTEAYYGLGVIDRKSGNYERAIAMQRKVLEYDPTNVNGFTEMSYNHYLLSRRYVAVTGEYQRAWWLLQNSWGDLYGIYGDYPANIEQMRRILEDDPANVQVRYLLAQELAAHNRYKEAAREYQKVLEYDPGHVGARLALAEIFSYDRDTYGYAIAQCIEVLKKDPENFDVRLRLARLYSWSGQFEAASQQYIWLLNRRPGNLDLRAEYAQNLSYAKRYDDAIEQFSIVLSQDPGREDARMELAKLFAYNNRIDDAMKEYEVILKRSPNNYEAGFALANLYSWDRRYYGRAIDLYRRLYNTYPKNTEARLEMGRLMLERGEFEDAEAAYRDAIALEPDNVDAHIALGKVYIGMKKNGDAENEFATALKYDPDNVEAHFYMASVLSMNPDRYEDAIPHAEFVVNKEPENTDVRILLARLYSYETQYAKAAEHLQYVVDKGEDDREVLLELARAYNYGEDYDSALNVYKTMVEKDPNDNTVRLEMGLCFLAVGQYQDAIVNLEYVAEQDPWNVEGRKGLARSYKQSGQVDQAIDQYKRIMIINPKDDEAAQYLKLYSIEYVDGAFVDSYFMLPGPGGPGGIKPGKASLYMSEAEQKYRVQLANELYNRQNLKRARYEFEKLVKANPQNAYYHLALANIYRQSGMWRSAIHEYKVAQTLEPDNQEVKEGLARVAYESAPTLDVFAGYSEAIRFADRVGYFVGGAEFTYRFLDNWAVWARYEAGRFDQQRQDVIFTQSPAVGLQLGLGGEVAISGEYIFNIYDQNIDPTHNWGARASYDLLGVALFDLAYSRKDKRETFTSVAENIYMDSIGLTLTLRNLIGTDWDHFSVLGEYAYRINSESKGDIVALDSQTSNQARGGLGYTFFDPFQVADTSILLSYLFTYIDNETRDPYNAEVYWSPLDFYSHSLPIGWNQAVTEDVFYSLGVSPTYSFEEGEDGWGVGLFGGVDWRINYNHALSLDADWSYGGVQDASFYAWSVFLNWRISFGDHSALEK; encoded by the coding sequence ATGAAACGCATCACCGTATTCCTGCTGGCACTGGCGTTGCCCGCGCTTTGGGCGACGTCGGCGTTCGCGGGTCTGTACGAGGATGGCCTGTCGTATTACGGCTCCGGCCAGTACGGCAAGGCCGTTGCCGCGTTCCAGGCGGCCCTCGAGGCAGATCCGCAAAACCTCGAGGCGAAGAAGAAGCTGGGCGACAGCTACTACGCGCTCGGGAAAAACGCCGAGGCGGCGAAGGTCTATGAAGAGGTCCTCGCGCAGGATCCCAACGACGGCGTGGTGCGTCTGCATCTCGCGCAGGTTCGTCAGTGGCAAAACGACGCCGCGCAGGCGATCGAAACGTATACCAATCTGTTGGAGAAAGAGCCCGAGAACCTGACGGCGATGCGCGAGCTCGCCGAGGTGTATTCCTGGAACAAGGAGACGTATCCGAAGGGCGTCGAGATCTGTGACCGGATCCTCAAGATCGAACCGAAGGATCAGAAGGCGCTGCTCATCAAGGCGCGCCTCACCTCCTGGCAGGGCGAACACGGCAAGGCCGCCGAGGTGTACGAGGGCCTTCTCAAGCTCGATCCCGACAACGACACCGCGCGCCTCGAATACGCGAACACGCTTTCTTACGCGAAGCGCTACGACGACGCCATCAACCAATTCAATCTGCTCGTGCTCAAACCGAAGATGCGCTCGCAGGCATTGATCGGCCTCGCCGACGCGTACAACTACGGCCAGCGCTACGCCGACGCGGTGCTGACCTATCAGATGGTCCTCGAAAAGGACAAGAACAACGTGCAGGCGCTGCGTGGATTGGGCAACGCCTATGCGGCGCAGAAGCGCACCCGAGAGGCGGTCGAGACCTACGAAAAACTCGCGACGCTCGAACCCGGGAATCAGGAAAACACCCTGGTCCTGGCGAATCTCTACAGCTGGGATGAATCGACCTATCCGCAGGCGATCAAGACCCTCGAGCAGTTGATCGCGAAAGACCCCAACAACGCCGACGCCAGACGGCTGCTGTCGCGCATCTACACGTTCTCGAACAACCACACCGAGGCGCAGAACCAGTACAAGGCGCTGCTCGACGCCGATCCCGACAACGCCGATCTTCGACTCGAATACGCCCGAGCCCTGCGCGAATCGGGGGATTTCGGTCCCGCCATCGAGCAGGTGGATGTCGTGCTCGGCAAAACGCCGGATGACGTGGACGCCAAGATCGCCAAGGCGCAGATCCTGACGGAATTCGGTCGTCCCGACGAGGCGATCGCGCACTACGAGCAGATCCTGGCCACCAAGGGACAGGAAAAAAACCTCGACGCGCAGGTCGGCATCGGCCTCGCGTATCACAAGAAAGCGCTCGTCGCGAAAAAGCGCATGGACGAACTCGAGGCGTCGATCCAGCAGCAATGGCTGGGTGTCTTCGACCGCGTGCGCGCCGTCTTCGCGAAGTGGGATCACGACAGCGCCCGCACCGCCTCGCTCGACCATCTCGAACAGGCGGCGAAGGATCACCCCACGTCCTCCCTGCCCTACATCAAACTCGCCGAGGTCCAGATGGACTACGGCGCGAATGAGGACGCGATTGCCGCCTATCAGAAGGCGGCGCAGGCCGATCCGCAGGATGTCGCGCCGTGGCTGGGCATGTCGGTCGTGTACGGCAAGATGGGCAATCCGGACAAGAGCCTCGACGCCATCCGTCGCGCGGCGATGATCGCGCCGGACAACATGGAGGTCGTCGGCGGTTTGTCCGACGTCTACACCTATCAGCGCGATACGCAGAACGCGATCAAGACCCTCGAACAGGCCCTCTCGACGCACACATCCGATCTCGACCTGCGCCGAAAGCTCGCCATCGTCTATTCGCAGAACAGCCTCTACTACGACCAGGCGATCGAGCAGGCGAACTACGTGCTCCAGCAGGAGCCGGAGGATTTCCAGACCCGTCTGCTGCTCGCGCGCCTGTATTCGTGGACCGAGAAGTGGAACGAGGCCGACCGCGAGTTCCAGGTGCTGCTCTCGAAGATGCCCGAAGATGAGCCCGTGAAGTCCGAGGAAGGCGCGAACGTTCACCTCGCGGAACGCAACAAGGAAAAGGCGCTCACCAAGGAAGACCTCTACCTCGAGATGATGCGGGTTCGCTGCTACGGCGGACGCGCGCCCGAGGTCATCGTCGAGCTGACCGACAAGGTGCAGCAGCAGCCGGACAAGGCGACCTATCGTCTCGCGCTCGCGCACGCGTACGAAATCAACAAGGAATACGAAAAGTCCGAGACCCTCTACACGCAGGTCAAGGACACCGATCCGCGCAACTCGAACGCCTACATCGGTCTCGGGACCGTCTATCGCGAGACCGCGCAGTACGACAAGGCGGTGCTGGCCTATCGCGACGCGCTCGCCATCGACAGCGAATCGACCGAAGCCTACTACGGCCTCGGCGTGATCGACCGCAAGAGCGGCAACTACGAACGCGCCATCGCGATGCAGCGCAAGGTGCTGGAGTACGACCCGACGAACGTCAACGGCTTCACCGAAATGTCGTACAACCACTACCTGCTCTCCCGCCGCTACGTGGCGGTGACCGGCGAATACCAGCGCGCATGGTGGCTGCTTCAGAATTCGTGGGGCGATCTCTACGGCATCTACGGCGACTACCCCGCGAACATCGAGCAGATGCGGCGCATCCTCGAAGACGACCCCGCGAACGTTCAGGTGCGTTACCTGCTCGCGCAGGAACTCGCCGCGCACAATCGCTACAAGGAAGCGGCCCGCGAGTATCAGAAGGTGCTGGAGTATGACCCGGGGCATGTCGGCGCGCGCCTCGCCCTCGCCGAAATCTTCAGCTACGACCGTGACACTTACGGCTACGCGATCGCGCAGTGCATCGAGGTCCTGAAAAAGGACCCGGAGAACTTCGACGTGCGGCTGCGCCTCGCGCGGCTGTATTCGTGGTCGGGCCAATTCGAAGCCGCCAGTCAGCAGTATATCTGGCTGCTCAATCGGCGGCCCGGCAACCTCGACCTGCGGGCCGAGTACGCGCAGAACCTTTCGTACGCCAAGCGTTACGACGACGCCATCGAGCAATTCTCCATCGTCCTCTCGCAGGATCCCGGCCGCGAGGACGCGCGCATGGAATTGGCGAAGCTCTTTGCCTACAACAACCGCATTGACGACGCGATGAAGGAATACGAGGTCATCCTCAAGCGCAGCCCGAACAACTACGAGGCGGGCTTCGCGCTGGCGAACCTCTACTCGTGGGACCGGCGCTATTATGGCCGCGCGATCGACCTGTATCGCCGGCTTTACAACACGTACCCCAAGAACACCGAAGCGCGTCTGGAAATGGGCCGCCTGATGCTGGAACGCGGCGAGTTCGAGGACGCCGAGGCCGCGTATCGCGACGCCATCGCGCTCGAGCCCGACAACGTGGACGCCCATATCGCGCTGGGCAAGGTCTACATCGGCATGAAGAAGAACGGCGACGCCGAGAACGAGTTTGCGACCGCGCTCAAGTACGACCCGGACAACGTCGAGGCGCACTTCTATATGGCGAGCGTGCTCTCGATGAATCCCGATCGGTACGAGGACGCGATTCCGCACGCCGAATTCGTCGTGAACAAGGAGCCGGAGAACACCGACGTGCGGATTCTTCTCGCGCGGCTTTATTCCTACGAAACGCAGTACGCCAAGGCCGCGGAGCACCTGCAGTACGTCGTCGATAAGGGCGAAGACGACCGCGAGGTGCTGCTCGAACTTGCGCGAGCCTACAACTACGGCGAGGACTACGACTCGGCGCTGAACGTTTACAAGACGATGGTCGAAAAGGACCCGAACGACAACACGGTGCGGCTCGAAATGGGCCTGTGCTTCCTCGCGGTCGGCCAGTATCAGGATGCGATCGTCAACCTGGAATATGTCGCCGAGCAGGATCCGTGGAACGTCGAGGGTCGCAAGGGGCTCGCCCGCTCGTACAAGCAGTCGGGCCAGGTGGATCAGGCCATCGACCAGTACAAGCGCATCATGATCATCAATCCGAAGGACGACGAGGCGGCGCAGTACCTGAAGCTGTACTCGATCGAATACGTGGACGGTGCGTTCGTGGACAGCTATTTCATGCTGCCTGGGCCGGGAGGTCCCGGCGGAATCAAACCGGGCAAGGCCTCGCTCTACATGAGCGAGGCGGAGCAGAAGTATCGCGTCCAACTCGCGAACGAGCTGTACAACCGCCAGAACCTGAAACGGGCGCGCTACGAGTTCGAGAAACTCGTCAAGGCGAATCCGCAAAACGCCTATTACCATCTGGCGCTGGCGAACATTTATCGGCAGTCGGGCATGTGGCGCTCCGCGATCCACGAATACAAGGTCGCCCAGACGCTGGAGCCCGACAATCAGGAAGTGAAGGAAGGACTCGCCCGAGTGGCCTACGAAAGCGCCCCCACGCTGGACGTTTTCGCAGGGTACTCGGAGGCGATCCGTTTCGCCGATCGCGTCGGCTACTTCGTCGGCGGCGCCGAATTCACCTACCGCTTCCTCGACAACTGGGCCGTCTGGGCGCGGTACGAAGCCGGCCGCTTCGACCAGCAGCGCCAGGACGTCATCTTCACGCAGTCCCCCGCGGTCGGTCTGCAGCTCGGCCTCGGCGGCGAGGTCGCGATCTCGGGCGAGTACATCTTCAACATCTACGATCAGAACATCGACCCGACGCACAACTGGGGCGCGCGGGCGAGCTACGACCTGCTCGGCGTCGCCCTCTTCGACCTCGCGTACTCGCGCAAGGACAAGCGCGAGACCTTCACGTCGGTCGCGGAGAACATCTATATGGATTCGATCGGACTGACGCTGACGCTGCGCAATTTGATCGGTACGGATTGGGACCACTTCAGCGTGCTGGGCGAATACGCGTATCGCATCAACAGCGAATCGAAAGGCGACATCGTGGCGCTCGATTCGCAGACGTCCAATCAGGCGCGCGGCGGGCTCGGTTACACCTTCTTCGATCCGTTCCAGGTCGCCGACACGTCGATCCTGCTGTCGTACCTGTTCACGTACATCGACAACGAAACGCGCGATCCCTACAACGCCGAGGTCTACTGGTCACCGCTCGACTTCTACAGCCACTCGCTGCCGATCGGATGGAATCAGGCCGTCACCGAGGACGTGTTCTACAGCCTCGGTGTGTCGCCCACGTATTCGTTCGAGGAGGGCGAGGACGGTTGGGGCGTCGGCCTATTCGGCGGCGTCGATTGGCGCATCAACTACAATCACGCCCTATCGCTCGACGCCGACTGGTCCTATGGCGGTGTGCAGGACGCTTCGTTCTACGCGTGGAGCGTGTTCCTCAACTGGCGAATCTCCTTCGGCGATCACTCCGCGCTGGAGAAGTAG
- a CDS encoding DUF2334 domain-containing protein has protein sequence MRTTLIAIFALGLIIGVLFVTMNQFEEKAPDFGPRGDLVLVIHDVVSPGAPAADQLVSAHSIVQLLGHFPVSTRLVSTGDYEKGMLSEAAYGIYVGTKTDQPLPTYLLDDIFQSTRPFLWIGANLERLQARHNLDNFGIRAVEGGDAFATNVVYYKNQPLAKIDLRTFKVDVTRSQAAQVLAEAKYVSDPPKPAQAGLDIEPGTPARLPSMVADEVLPVGLPPLPSVDVPPMPAPRTAGETAMDIESKTIAGVSPPAVSAVTGDGLPVPPSATPPAVSLPWIVRAQNFWFVASDPIAYHIEGGAYLAFADVLYDFFGEKSGEEHFAFVRIEDVHPKRELDTLRKAADLLAERDVPFAFTLVPVYKNGENGEPIYLSEAPEFLKTVRYLISKGGVPILHGFTHQHTAESAVDFEFWEGETGGHPIAQDKTFASQRIEQALNECFVNEIYPLAWTTPHYAAGHADYDAFADYFTTVVERRMPVEAYGSDQFFPYLIQSDMHKQIIIPESLGYVNPGVGRDAAALLRDADAMKVVRDGWASFFFHTFLDLNLLTQIVDGLKERDFRFVSLTEFNNKVTTRDRVVVSGVSEVQLTLDSQYRNERTYNDRGELLDENFSFGTVKGNVTSLVTLRPDEFQVIQGVYRRPPVTVTTLNLFRPTISGISNPVAIVLLFIGMITLVLFLGIWIFLVTRRTVAGAKRMAAVRRHTEEF, from the coding sequence ATGCGAACGACCCTGATCGCCATATTCGCGCTCGGTTTGATCATCGGCGTACTGTTCGTCACGATGAATCAATTCGAGGAAAAAGCGCCGGACTTCGGACCGAGAGGCGATCTCGTGCTCGTCATTCACGACGTCGTGTCGCCGGGTGCCCCCGCCGCCGATCAACTCGTCAGCGCGCACTCCATCGTGCAGTTGTTGGGGCACTTCCCCGTCAGCACGCGCCTCGTTTCGACGGGCGATTACGAAAAGGGCATGCTCTCCGAGGCGGCCTACGGAATCTATGTCGGCACCAAGACCGATCAACCGTTGCCGACCTACCTCCTCGACGACATCTTCCAGTCGACGCGTCCGTTTCTGTGGATCGGAGCGAACCTCGAGCGCCTGCAAGCGCGCCACAATCTCGACAACTTCGGGATTCGAGCTGTCGAGGGCGGCGACGCATTCGCGACCAACGTCGTTTATTACAAGAATCAGCCGCTCGCGAAGATCGACCTTCGGACCTTCAAGGTCGACGTCACGCGCTCGCAGGCGGCGCAGGTGCTCGCCGAGGCGAAGTACGTGTCCGATCCGCCCAAGCCCGCGCAGGCCGGACTCGATATCGAACCCGGCACACCGGCGCGGCTGCCGTCCATGGTCGCGGACGAGGTTCTGCCCGTCGGTTTGCCGCCGCTGCCCTCCGTCGACGTTCCGCCGATGCCGGCTCCTCGAACCGCCGGCGAAACGGCAATGGACATCGAATCGAAGACGATCGCCGGAGTCTCGCCTCCTGCGGTATCCGCGGTGACGGGCGACGGCCTGCCCGTGCCGCCTTCCGCGACGCCTCCCGCTGTCTCGCTGCCGTGGATCGTGCGCGCGCAGAACTTCTGGTTTGTGGCGAGCGACCCCATTGCGTACCATATCGAGGGCGGCGCGTATCTCGCCTTCGCGGACGTTCTCTACGACTTCTTCGGCGAGAAATCCGGCGAAGAGCACTTCGCCTTCGTGCGCATCGAGGATGTCCACCCGAAACGCGAACTGGACACGTTGCGCAAGGCCGCGGACCTGCTCGCCGAGCGGGATGTGCCGTTCGCCTTCACGCTCGTGCCGGTTTACAAGAACGGTGAGAACGGCGAGCCGATCTATCTCTCCGAAGCGCCGGAGTTTCTCAAAACGGTCCGCTACCTCATCAGCAAGGGCGGCGTGCCGATCCTGCATGGATTCACGCACCAGCACACGGCGGAATCCGCGGTCGATTTCGAATTCTGGGAAGGCGAAACGGGCGGACATCCGATCGCGCAGGACAAGACCTTCGCGTCCCAGCGGATCGAGCAGGCGCTCAACGAGTGCTTCGTCAATGAAATCTATCCGCTCGCGTGGACCACGCCTCATTACGCGGCCGGCCATGCCGACTACGACGCCTTCGCGGACTATTTCACGACGGTCGTTGAACGGCGAATGCCCGTCGAAGCGTACGGCTCGGATCAGTTCTTCCCTTATCTGATCCAGTCCGACATGCACAAACAGATCATCATCCCGGAGTCGCTCGGCTACGTGAATCCCGGCGTGGGCCGCGATGCCGCCGCGCTCCTGCGCGACGCGGACGCGATGAAGGTCGTACGCGACGGCTGGGCGAGCTTTTTCTTCCACACCTTCCTCGATCTCAACCTGCTCACGCAGATCGTCGACGGACTCAAGGAGCGCGACTTCCGTTTCGTGTCGCTCACCGAATTCAACAACAAGGTCACAACGCGCGACCGCGTGGTCGTCTCCGGAGTGAGCGAGGTGCAACTCACGCTCGACTCCCAGTACCGCAACGAGCGGACCTATAACGATCGAGGCGAGTTGCTCGACGAGAACTTCTCCTTCGGCACCGTCAAGGGCAACGTCACCAGTCTCGTCACACTGCGACCCGACGAATTCCAGGTGATTCAGGGCGTCTATCGGCGGCCGCCGGTCACCGTGACGACGCTCAACCTCTTCCGGCCGACCATCTCGGGCATCTCCAATCCCGTCGCGATCGTGCTGCTCTTCATCGGCATGATCACGCTGGTGCTGTTTCTCGGGATCTGGATCTTTCTGGTCACCCGGCGAACGGTCGCCGGCGCGAAAAGAATGGCGGCAGTCCGCCGTCACACGGAAGAATTCTGA
- a CDS encoding diguanylate cyclase, giving the protein MKANNDNAKSSEILDLVVLGALGAAFGFLFIYYFKIRQYEALTVVVTMPVAFLAITRGLKFGAMGSIFGAAIYGSLVLFKIVQGTAQAGFIRESIVNIGIIVVIGFVLGTISETMNFRRAGVFREVTTVETFVPDEETGLYNFKSFRWMLSGEMKRVKRYNTPLSLVFVRINNLGEFQKRYDYEQEVALFRDIGRFLRSMLRDADYVGKYADSELGVILPETNANGVNIVVTRFLERRQTLLAQVGKTWDEVVPELSLSSANFPKDATNLEELIDVIDSRYQPL; this is encoded by the coding sequence ATGAAAGCGAACAACGACAACGCGAAATCGTCCGAGATCCTCGACCTCGTGGTTCTCGGCGCGCTCGGCGCGGCGTTTGGCTTCCTGTTCATCTACTACTTCAAGATCCGCCAATACGAGGCGCTCACGGTTGTCGTCACGATGCCGGTGGCGTTTCTCGCGATCACGCGGGGTCTGAAGTTCGGCGCGATGGGTTCGATCTTCGGCGCCGCCATTTACGGCAGCCTCGTTCTGTTCAAGATTGTCCAGGGAACGGCCCAAGCCGGATTCATCCGCGAGAGCATCGTCAACATCGGGATCATCGTGGTGATCGGGTTCGTATTGGGCACGATCTCGGAGACGATGAATTTTCGCCGGGCCGGAGTCTTCCGCGAGGTCACGACCGTCGAGACGTTCGTGCCGGATGAAGAAACGGGGCTTTACAATTTCAAGAGCTTCCGCTGGATGCTCTCGGGAGAAATGAAGCGCGTCAAGCGCTACAACACGCCCCTGTCGCTGGTCTTCGTCCGCATCAACAACCTCGGCGAGTTCCAGAAACGCTACGACTACGAGCAGGAAGTCGCGCTCTTCCGCGATATCGGCCGTTTTCTTCGCAGCATGCTGCGCGACGCCGACTACGTCGGAAAATACGCCGACTCGGAACTCGGAGTCATCCTACCCGAGACGAATGCGAACGGCGTGAATATCGTCGTCACGCGTTTTCTGGAGCGACGCCAGACGCTGCTCGCGCAGGTCGGCAAGACGTGGGACGAGGTCGTTCCCGAGCTGTCGCTCAGCTCGGCGAATTTCCCCAAGGATGCGACAAATCTCGAAGAGCTGATCGACGTGATCGACAGCCGATATCAACCCCTCTAA
- a CDS encoding glycosyltransferase family 2 protein: protein MPYANVYIDLCFLSAAIGIWLFLLFNVLLTFFAFLNGLSSEKERARLFSESFPFPFVSILIPAHNEELVIERTVQAMLALNYPKERLEIIVVNDGSKDRTGDVVAEIAARHREVKLVTVPEGEGGKGKSRTLNVGLEHAMGDVIAVYDADNRPEPDALRYLVANLVEDPKLGAVLGKVRTINRDRNSLTRFINLEFISFQWLMQGGRYKLFNLATLPGTNYVIWRKVLDKAGRFDEEAIAEDAELSIRLYEMGYRIKFIPYSVTWEQEPEDVKTFVRQRTRWVQGMTYIVRKFLKVAFQMKNRRIMFDLFYMFSLYYVFFFALILSDVIAVLGLLGFIKLGLVGPFTFIWFLAMMLFFMQSLIAMSLEEEESFLNILLSLIMYVTYCQVWIVIVFRAFWIDVIRRRKGTVWEKTIRYKMREKQADG from the coding sequence ATGCCGTACGCGAACGTCTATATCGATCTTTGCTTCCTGTCCGCGGCGATCGGCATCTGGCTCTTCCTGCTGTTCAACGTGCTGCTCACATTCTTCGCGTTCCTCAACGGCCTGTCGTCCGAGAAAGAGCGCGCGCGCCTGTTTTCGGAGTCCTTCCCCTTCCCGTTCGTCTCCATTCTGATTCCCGCGCACAATGAAGAGCTCGTCATCGAGCGCACGGTGCAGGCGATGCTCGCGCTCAATTATCCCAAGGAGCGTTTGGAGATCATCGTCGTCAACGACGGGAGCAAGGACCGAACCGGCGACGTGGTCGCCGAAATCGCCGCGCGGCACCGCGAGGTCAAACTTGTCACCGTGCCCGAGGGCGAAGGCGGCAAGGGCAAGAGCCGCACGCTCAACGTGGGCCTCGAACACGCGATGGGCGACGTCATCGCCGTGTACGACGCGGACAATCGCCCCGAGCCCGACGCGCTTCGTTACCTCGTCGCCAACCTCGTCGAGGACCCGAAACTCGGCGCGGTCCTCGGCAAGGTGCGCACGATCAACCGCGACCGCAACTCCCTGACGCGGTTCATCAACCTCGAATTCATTTCGTTTCAGTGGCTCATGCAGGGCGGGCGCTACAAGCTGTTCAACCTCGCGACGCTGCCCGGCACGAACTACGTGATCTGGCGCAAGGTGCTCGACAAGGCCGGTCGCTTCGACGAGGAGGCGATCGCCGAAGACGCCGAGCTGTCGATCCGCCTGTACGAGATGGGCTACCGCATCAAGTTCATTCCCTACTCCGTCACGTGGGAACAGGAGCCGGAGGACGTCAAGACCTTCGTCCGCCAGCGAACGCGATGGGTCCAGGGGATGACCTACATCGTCCGCAAGTTCCTCAAGGTCGCGTTCCAGATGAAGAACCGGCGAATCATGTTCGACCTGTTCTACATGTTCAGTCTCTACTACGTCTTTTTCTTCGCGCTCATTCTGTCGGACGTGATCGCCGTCCTCGGGCTGCTCGGCTTCATCAAGCTCGGGCTCGTCGGACCCTTCACCTTCATCTGGTTCCTCGCGATGATGCTGTTTTTCATGCAGTCGCTCATCGCCATGAGCCTGGAGGAGGAAGAGTCATTCCTGAACATCCTGCTCTCGCTCATCATGTACGTCACCTACTGTCAGGTTTGGATTGTCATCGTCTTCCGCGCGTTCTGGATCGACGTGATCCGACGACGAAAAGGAACGGTCTGGGAAAAAACGATCCGGTACAAGATGCGCGAGAAGCAGGCGGATGGATGA
- a CDS encoding cation transporter translates to MSGQADDSRAIRNVTLVGAVINIALMIGKIVVGELVGSIALVADGLHSMSDLLTDIAVLAGAKAAERPVDDTHPYGHGKFETIAAIFVALVLIGVGGWMAWSALHLLIADVATRPPGTWVLVLAGISVVSKEWLYWVTRSVAKRTNSPAVLANAWHHRSDAFSSVVVIVGTIGGTLGWDHGDAFAGLVVAIMIVIVGARVGFDCLSELTDGAVEPQVRDQVARLIASHPQVRAHHELRTRHVGREIFVDVHILVDADMSVLDGHQVATDLEKMVETHVDAPVNLLVHVEPDVPEQRKE, encoded by the coding sequence TTGAGCGGACAGGCCGACGATTCCCGAGCGATCCGAAACGTGACGCTGGTCGGCGCGGTCATCAACATCGCGCTCATGATCGGCAAAATCGTCGTCGGCGAACTCGTCGGATCGATCGCTCTCGTGGCCGACGGCCTGCATTCCATGTCCGATCTGCTCACGGACATCGCCGTTCTCGCAGGCGCCAAGGCCGCCGAGCGCCCGGTGGACGATACGCACCCATACGGGCACGGCAAATTCGAGACGATCGCGGCCATTTTCGTGGCGCTCGTTCTGATCGGCGTCGGTGGCTGGATGGCGTGGAGCGCCCTGCACCTGCTCATTGCCGACGTGGCGACGCGCCCGCCGGGAACCTGGGTGCTCGTGCTCGCGGGCATTTCCGTCGTATCCAAGGAATGGTTGTATTGGGTCACGCGGAGCGTGGCGAAACGGACGAACAGCCCGGCGGTACTCGCCAACGCGTGGCATCATCGCTCCGACGCGTTTTCCTCCGTCGTGGTCATCGTGGGTACGATCGGCGGCACGCTCGGCTGGGATCACGGCGACGCCTTCGCCGGTCTGGTCGTGGCCATCATGATCGTCATCGTCGGCGCGCGGGTCGGGTTCGACTGCCTCAGCGAATTGACCGACGGGGCGGTCGAGCCGCAGGTCCGCGACCAGGTGGCGCGGCTGATCGCGTCGCACCCTCAGGTCCGCGCGCACCACGAGCTTCGCACGCGTCATGTCGGTCGCGAGATATTTGTCGATGTTCATATTCTCGTGGACGCGGACATGAGCGTGCTCGACGGGCATCAGGTCGCGACGGACCTGGAAAAAATGGTCGAGACGCACGTCGACGCGCCGGTGAACCTGCTCGTGCATGTCGAGCCGGACGTCCCGGAGCAGCGCAAGGAATAG